The DNA window CACAGAGCGACTCATTTCATTTCACCAGCTGTTGGGTAAACTCACCCAGTGTCCTTTTACAAGTTTAAACAGACAAGCACTACAGAAGCAATCCTGATGGCCCCAAACACGTGGCATGTGTTATTCCCACACTGGGAAGGAGGCGGGTGGGCaagaacattttattattttcctgccAAGCAAGAAAGTTACATTGGAAGCAATGAGCAATAGTTCAGTGTCCTGTTCTTCCTTCCCACACCAAATGTTTATCTGTTAGCAAGGCCAACGGTGTTTGTTCTGTACAGGATAATTCACTCCACTTGCAAATCTTTAGTGATAAAAGTTTCCTTCACTACATAAACAACTAAACCTTCTTCTTACTGAATCTGTTCACAGGCTGCAACTTGACACAAAGACACAGGAAGACTTTCAGGAGCAGCCAAGGCATGAGGTTTTCCCAAGTTTCCTAGATTTGACATTGTTAATTACACAGCGAAACGGCAGTCCTCAGGATGTAAATGCACAGAAACTCACAATACATCGCCTTCAGTCTCAGGTGGGGGCACAGTGCATTAGCTCCAGCTTCTGCTGTTTGGAGCTGAAACTACTGCATAAAATTAAAGCATTCCACATTGGAATAAACTGCTTGCAAGTCAAGTACCACAATATTTAATACAATTaagtagaaaacagaattagACTTAacggtttatttttgttttctgcagcagcagctatAAAATTTATCTCATTTACATTTTCTACATTGGAACAAGACTTTTCTGCAACAAACAACAGTTTTGTGGCTCAAAGCACCCATTAATAACAAAATCGGTTAAAGTGATTATTTATGTCAATTACCAAAATAAAACTTGCTGTTCATAACCCATGAGGCAAAAGGCACCTGCTGCAACACTGGAGATCAACCCTTTACATACCTAGGCCTTTCCAGAAAGCCTAAAGCTGGAGACCTTTAAAGCGCAAGGTTTCTCCCCCACACATCCGTTGGATTTGTTTCTGTGAGCGTAGTCTACCCAAGGTCCCCTTTTCTCTAAATTCAGAGGAATTATTACTGTTCATCCTGGTCTTCCCATTAAATGAAATCATGCACCTGGCAGAACCCACATCAACACTAGAGACCACCCTCCCTGTTGCTACCAAGTAGACAATTTACACAAGAAGTTACATGTCTTAAAGACAGTAAAGACGTAAAACAGGCATTTGAGCTACTGAGGGGTCGGGATGTGAAACAAAGAGCTTTGTCAGCCAACAGACCCATAGTTTATTGTAGGCAAGTACTGTTTGTAAAGTCTGTTGAAGCACACAGCTGCACATGTGGCTGaagctggatttcacactgCTTCATTACTGTCTCATCCAGGAGAGGAGTTAAGAGCTGTAGAAAGTGTGGGCCTCTTGGAAAAATCCAGCTCTCGTCAGCAATCTGCAAGACTATTGtgtggaaaagaaaaccttCAGGAAAAGAACAGCTCAAAATCCTACAACGCTCCCAGCCGTGTGAAAATGGGTGATAAAGCCATCGCACACAGAGCACAAATTGTCTCCTTATCAGGCTTCTGGTAGTTAACGTACTGACCTTGGGATCTACAGAGTCTCCATAGTTTGCTTCAGTTGAGCTGCTCCTTTGTGGTCCAGAGGATTCAGAGTCTTCTCTGATTTCACCTGGCTTAGCCCCTACAAGCAGAGATTGTTTCTAATCAGGTTGCAAGATACACTTACTGGGAAAGCAGATCACAAATAGTCAGcggtttgggttttgttagggatttttgttcattttttaaattaaagcttgACTTTTTCTAAGATGCCCTGGTGCTTCAGATAGTGTCTCACAAATCACTCCTGCAGCCGAGGGCGTTGCTTGCACAGATGGAAGCCAGGGTCCCGAGGCCATCGGTACTGCAAGAGCTCTGAGGATAGGGAAGCTTAATCCCAGCTGTGAGCACAACACAGAGCTAAGCTTCCCCTGATTAATCAAGGCCAATCAGTGCTGCTCCAAACACTCAGACACGAGTTTGCCTTACTCTGACTGATTAACTTGGAGAAATTGCATACAAAATACAATTCCCTTACAACAGCTTACAACAGCTATGTCCAAGACTTGCATAAAAGCCTTCTGGAAATAActcaaaatgagaaataaaaaactcCCATGCAAGCAAACATCATTACAGCCCTAAATTACCCAGTGGGAAGCAAGTTTTAGGTTCTACCCTGAaccaccagcagctgcaggctgaCAGAAGAAATGAATCAATGCACACCTGCAGACCTGGGAACAAAGCGCTGGGTCCTTACCTGACGGTTTAGCCCAGGAAGGTGGGTTTTCCTCAGGAGTGCCAAAGATGCTGGATGCCATCTTGTTCCTTCGCACAGGCTGTTCTGTTGGCTCATCAAAACCCAAGGAGAAGTTGGACCCCCCGCCCGGAGGACGCAGCACTCTGGAGAGAGAGTCAGCTTTACAGCCTCACACATACCAGACTAAGATGTGCTCCAACACCTGAAACGAGACCACTAAGCCCAGAGATCGTTGCTGGCCCTTGTAACAGGCACTCACAGGGGCTAAGCTCTCTCCAAACAGACACGACACAAGATGACTGCATCACACATTGGCTTTTACCAAAGGACACCAACTGCTGCGCCTCCAGCGCAGTGCGAGCTGTAGAGGCGAGGCCCTTGCCAGGCACCCAATCCCCACAGCTTCTTTCTTCAGCAATAGTTACAACAATAAAATACCCCTGCACCCTGCTTGTGTCCTTGACTTGCTGTCAACAGGAGCTGCTGTGACCAGTCTAAGCCAACAAAAGAAGTACATAGGCACATGCAGTTCCAGCTGTTTGAAGAGCACCCCACGGAGGGTAACAGGAGTTTTCAAACTGGCAGCACCGCAAGGACTAAAGCTTGGCACGAGCTGGAGCACTGGTTGCCTCGCTGATAACTGGAAGCTGCAGCCTTGATTTGTTCCATTGAAAAAACCCTTGAGCCCACAGCGCGCCACCAGATGAGACTTAAGAGGTGCAGTTAAACCGTTTTAAGTTAGACTGTTATCAGGAGAAACACATGTATGAAGCTCCAGTTCTATAACCCAAACCTAACCATCTCCCATTACGACAGACAGAAGAAGCCTGCACAGTACTTTGTGAGCTGTATCACGGTTTGCCTTCCAGCCTTCACAGATTAACCAAAATTAACAGCAATAAAAGaactgaaatgtaatttttttttcatatctcattttctctgtcatgaGATACTTTCCCTGTTGCTGTGTTTActgaagagacagagaaaagccAGAATAAAAGGTCACATGAGAACTGTCATGATCCCTGGAGATGCGAgtgctccagcagagctgggctttCAAGACATCCAGCTCACCCCAGTAAGACCAGAGTGAGCTTGGAAAAGCACAcgcttcctcttctcttcaaACGGTTTAATAGTTTGAACTTTGCAACAGAAAGAGTGCACAGTTTGTTAATGCATCAAAACAGGAATCCAACACGAAAAACATGCCTGATTTCACATCATCACCATCAGCATCCAGATTTCTTCAGACCTCACAAAGGCGGTTGGCACAGGTCTTCAGCGTTACTCAACTAGCAAACTACATCTCCTTACAAAATTCTTCTCCCAATATCTCATTAGCAATGCCCAGCTGCTAACAGGAGGATCCCAGCCAATTGCAGAATGCGTTTTAAAAATCCACAAACGTTTTTATGCCTTGCTTTGTCTCCTTTCCGAACTGAGGGCTATGGTACCATGGTCCTGAATCACTCCGTCATGCCCTTCTCCAGAGCAAATGCCCCATATAGCAGGTTTATTATCTGAGTCACATCTGTTGCACTTACTGATTTGAAGAACAGCCTGTTCCAAGGAAGGGTTATTCCCACATCTTGGATCACTTTTATTTTACCAGAGTAGTGAAACCAGCAGTCTCTTAACAGCAGTTTCCACTGACAGACTTAATGCAATTAACAGAAGAGCCAATTGAAGAGAAAAAGCCATCGCTCAAACTGTTAAAGAGAATAATCCCTCCCTGCCAACCTCAGGGAGAAGCTGAGATTGCAGGAGAAGCCTCCCAGCCCCGAGATGTCGTAACGTGCTTCATCAAAGCCACATTTAACACTGCAAGCGATGCACTGCTCTTAAATTGCACCCGATACCCAGCAATCCAGACTGGAAACTCACACACAGCTCCAGGACACAGAAAAATAGCTCCTGTAAAAAAGCatagaggctttttttttttttcctttgtttt is part of the Phaenicophaeus curvirostris isolate KB17595 chromosome 19, BPBGC_Pcur_1.0, whole genome shotgun sequence genome and encodes:
- the JPT1 gene encoding jupiter microtubule associated homolog 1 encodes the protein MTTTTTFSGMDPSGRNSSRVLRPPGGGSNFSLGFDEPTEQPVRRNKMASSIFGTPEENPPSWAKPSGAKPGEIREDSESSGPQRSSSTEANYGDSVDPKGGDVGGEASENTEADVEAAPGQNEEKSLPAAPVPSPVAPAPAPSRRNPPGGKSSLVLG